TTTCCGTTCCGGCTTGGTAGTGGCTTCGGTAATACCATTGTCGTTACTCTTTACGCTCTCTATGATGTATCTTTTTGGGGTAGATGCCAATTTGATGAGCATGGGCGCAATAGACTTCGGAATTATCATAGACGGCGCCGTGATTATCGTTGAATTTGTAGCTTTTAAAATCAGTTCCAATTCGTTAAAATTAAACGCACTGCCAGCTGCTGAAAGGCAAGGGGCAAAAGATGAGCTCACTGTAAAGAGTTCTTCAAAAATGATGAATTCCGCCATCTTTGGGCAGTTGATTATTTTAATTGTATTTATCCCCATTCTTTCGCTCAGCGGGGTAGAAGGGAAAATGTTTATCCCCATGGCGCAGACCTTTAGCTTCGCATTAATAGGAGCTATGTTGCTTTGCTTTACGTATGTACCGGTAGCTGCCGCTGTGTTTTTACGCCCTGTTTCAGCTTCAAAAAATAATATTTCCGTTCGTTTGATGGGGGCTTTAAACCACTTTTACGAGCCAATTATTCGCTGGGCTTTGGGTGCACGAAAATTGGTATTGGTTGCAGCGGGGCTTATACTAGCTGCTACCGTTTACCTTTTTACAACTATGGGCGGGGAGTTTATCCCTACGCTGGATGAGGGCGATTTTGTAATCCAACCCGTTCTAAAAACGGGGACGTCCCTCAGTAATACGATTGCGATTACAACGCAAATTGAAAATATATTACTTGATAATTTTCCCGAGGTAGATCAGGTGGTTAGCCGGATTGGCGCCGCCGAAGTACCTACGGATCCAATGTCTATGGAAGAAAGCGATGTTATAATTACTTTAAAACCCAAAAAGGATTGGGTTACTGCCAAGAGTAAAAATGAATTGGCAGAAAAGTTTAAGGAAGCCTTGGCGATAATTCCGGGGATGGAAGTAGAATTTACCCAACCAATTGAGATGCGCTTTAATGAGCTAATTACGGGAGTTCGCGCCGATATAGCCATTAAAATATTTGGGGAGGATTTAGATGTTTTGAGCAGCAAGGGCAACGAAATAAAGAATCTCGTTGAGAATGTGGCGGGGGTAGATGATATTATAGTTGAAAAAGTGGCGGGCTTGCCAGAGATGAACGTGAATTTTAAGCGGGCCAAAATTGCGCGCTACGGATTAAATATCAAGGATTTAAATGAAATGATAGCCATGGGATTTGCAGGAAAATCTGTGGGCAGCATTTTTGAGGGGGAAAAGCGTTTTGATTTGGTAGTGCGATTGGACGAAAACCACCGTCGCGATCTTTCAAATTTGCAAAATATGTATGTTGATACCCCTTCCGGGGAAAAAGTACCTCTGCGCGAACTTGCGGACATACAGTACGCTAAAGGCGCAGCACAGATTTCACGCGACGACACCAAACGCAGGATTGTAGTAGGAATAAACGTGCGAAGCCGCGATTTACAGAGTGTGGTGGACGAGGTACAAAAGTTAATAGACGATAATATAAAACTGCCTGTGGGCTACACCATTGATTACGGTGGGCAATTTGAAAACCTACAAAGTGCTAAAGAGCGACTTTTGGTGGCGGTTCCCGTAGCCTTACTTTTAATTTTTGTACTGCTTTATTTCGCCTTTAAATCTGTAAAGGAAGCATTGATGATATACTCTGCCATTCCGTTAGCGGCGGTGGGAGGTGTTTTGCTGTTGTGGCTGCGCGACATGCCATTTAGCATTTCGGCGGGAGTTGGGTTTATAGCGCTCTTCGGAATTGCCGTCCTCAACGGAATAGTATTGATAGAACATTTTAAAGAACTTAAAAAGGAAGGTATGAACAACACAACGGAACGTATTGTACAAGGCACCAAAGACCGTTTGCGTGCGGTTTTGCTCACGGCTTCGGCTGCGGCACTCGGGTTTTTGCCTATGGCAATTTCAACCAATGCCGGGGCCGAAATTCAAAGACCGCTAGCTACCGTAGTTATTGGCGGTTTAATAACGGCTACTGTTTTAACATTAATTGTTTTACCGGTGCTGTATTCAATTTTTGATTCGGATAAAACAACAAAACCCAAAAGATTGAAGAAGAAAACCCTACCAATAACGGCAGTTATTTTGCTGCTTGGTTTTTCGGGAATTTCGCAGGAGTCTCCTAAATCCTTGACAGATTTACAACAAATGGCATTGACGAATAACGCCGGGTTAAAGGCGGCTTCCCTAAAAGTAGAAGAGGCCGATGCCCTAATTGGCAGTGCTTTTAACTTCGAAAAAACTACCGTATTTTATGAATTTAACGAAAATGATTTGGGGCCCAATAACGAGCCGCTGGAAGTTTTCGGACTGGAACAAAGCTTTCTGTTTCCCACGGTTTATTTTGCCGAACGGAATGTAAATAAACAGCAGTATAAAATGCAGACGAGTACGTTGGAACTTCAAAAACGCAAAACAGAAGGATTGGTTGCGGCTGCGTATTATCAGTATCAATTTGAAAAATACAAGGAAGGGGTTTACAAAAGTTTAGACAGCTTATATGTAAATTTTGCCCATGCCGCCCAGCGTCGTTTTGAACTTGGGGAGACCAATTATTTGGAGAAAATTACTGCCCGTGCCAAGCAGAAACAGTTGCAAACCGATTATCAGAAGAGTAGGGAAGGCGTGCAGATTGCACTGGAGCGTCTAAAAATGTTGGTACAGACAACAGACAGTTTGCAGATTGCCGATGTGGGATTAGAAAAAGTACAGCTTTTGCTACCTACTTTAGAGGCACATCCCGCCTTAGCGTATTATCGGGATAGGAACGAATTTTTTGAAGCCAAGGAAAAACTCGAAAAGCAGCACTTACTGCCGGATATAAGTTTTTCCTATTCGTTGGGAAGCAATTCGGGCTTGAGCCAAAATTTATACGCCTATCAAGTTGGGCTTAAGATTCCGTTGTTGTTTAGTGGAAATGCTTCCAAGATAAAAGCGTCCAAAATTGCAGCGGAATTCAGCAAACAAGAGGCGAAGGATTATGAAATTCACTTAAAATCGAAAAGGGTGCAATTGCTAAAAACGGTGACAAAATACAGAGAGGTGCTTCAATATTACGAAGGCGAGGGAAAATCGCTTTCGGAGGAAATATTAAAAACCGCAGACATCGGTTTTAAAAACGGCGAAATAGATTTCTTTCAATATATCCAAAGTCTTGAAAACGCTTACGAAATTGAATTGCAACATTTAGAAAATCTAAACAACTACAACCAGGCGGTTATCGCTTTCAATTATTTAACACTTTAAAAAAAATGTTATGAATTATATAAAATCACTTTTGTTGCTTTCCATTTTCGTTTTGGCAGGTTGCAACAATTCAGAAACTGAAAGTTCGTCATTAGCCGCTTCAGAGGAAAAGGATGACCTTATTCACCTTTCAAAAGCACAGTTTAAAAACGCCAATATGGAGATTGGGCAGCTTACCGAAAAACCTTTTGCCACAACAATACAAAGCAGCGGGATGATTGACGTACCGCCACAGAGTAGGGCGGTGGTGAGTGCTTTTGCGGGCGGATATATTAAAAACGCTCCTTTGTTGGTTGGCAGTAAGGTTGCCAAAGGACAGCGGTTGGTAACCATTGAAAATCCGGAGTTTATTACCATGCAGCAAAACTATATGGAAACCGTGGCCCAGCTTTCGTATTTAAATTCGGAATACGAACGGCAAAAAATTATGTTGGCCGAAAAAATTACGTCGCAGAAAAGTTTTTTAAGGGCCGAAAGTGACTATAAAACGGCTTTGGCACGAAGCAATAGCCTAGAAAAGAATTTACAAATGCTGAATATTAATCCCGCGGCCGTGGCGGCTGGGACTATTGTTTCGCAAACGCATATTTACAGTCCGATTGAAGGGAGCGTAACCCAAGTTTTTGTGAATACGGGAAGCTATGTTTCGCCGGCCGATAAGATTATGGAAATTATAAACACGGACCATATTCACTTAGAATTAAAGATTTTTGAAAAGGATCTGCTGCAATTAAAAGAAGAGCAGGAAATTCAATTTACGGTGCCCGAGGCCTCGGACGATACGTTTAGTGGGGTGGTGCATTTAATAGGAACTTCAATAGATCCGAACAGCCGTACGTCGTTGGTTCATGGCCATATAGCCGAAGAGGACGAAAGCAATTTTACCGCTGGAATGTTTGTGGACGCACATATTGTTACAGGAGTTGAAAAACGAATGGCCCTGCCAGAAAATGCTGTGGTTGCAATGGATGGGAAGAACTACCTATTACTGATAGAAAATGAAACCGAAGCCGAATTTGAAATCCATCCCCTTGCGGTAAAAACGGGACCTACCTACAACGGATTTACAGCCATTGAAACTATAGATAAGCTGAATGCCAATAGCAAATTTATAACCAAGGGAGCCTTTGTACTATTACAAGAAGAAGGCGGCGGTGGGCATAGTCATTAGTAGTTTTGAGGGTTTTGAGCAACAGGGATAACTGAGAATTTATAAAATGCATTTTATAATCCGACAATAAATTAACCTCAAATACTATATTTACAACACGAAAATATAGTTTATGAAGCATTTTGACGTAGCTGTTATTGGCAGTGGACCTTCGGGAGCTACAACCGCATTTTATCTGGCAGAGGCGGGGATTTCGACTGTAATTATTGAAAAGGCCACCTTACCACGTTATAAAACCTGTGGGGGCGGACTCGTATTTCGCGGCCGCTATAGCCTGCCTTTTGATATTAGTGAGGTGGTAGAAAAGGAATTCCATAGGGTAGATATATTTTTAGGGGAAAAACTTCACTTTAAAACCTATAGGGAGGAGCCTTCCATTACTATGGTAATGCGCGATAGTTTTGATAAACTGGTAACCGACAAGGCACAAGCCGCGGGCGCAACATTATTGGAAAATCACAAATTGCAGTCCCTTACTTTTGAAAACGACCTAATAACCCTGATAACATCGCAAGGTATATTAACCGCAAACTTTGTGATTGCCGCCGACGGCGCATTGAGCCCCACGGCCAAATTAGCAGGATGGACAGAAGATACGCGGAAATTAATTCCCGCGCTAGAATATGAAGTAGAAGTAAGCGATGCAGATTTTGAGCGGCTCTCGAAGGAAGTGCGTTTTGATATTGACGCCATTCCTTACGGTTATGCTTGGAATTTTCCTAAAAAGAAGCATTTATCTATAGGCGTTGCTTCGGCCCGAAGGACTAAGATAAATTTAAAAAAATACTACCAGGCCTATTTAGAAACCTTGGGGATTACTGAAATTATAAGTGAATCGCAACACGGATTTCAAATTCCTGTGATGCCGCGTACCGATGGATTTGTTAAAAACAACGTTTTTTTAATCGGCGATGCCGCAGGATTTGCAGACCCCATTACCGCTGAGGGAATTTCGAATGCTATTTACAGCGGCAAGTTGGCGGCTGAGGCCATTCTTGAAACAGATATGCATTTACAAGAAGCAGGGGCTTTATATACAGCGAAACTGGAGGCTGGGTTATTGCCCGAGATACAGACGGCGGTATGGCTTTCAAAATGGTTTTATGAACAGAAGACGGTTAGAAATCTATTGGCCAAAAAATACGGGCAGCGTATTGTGGAGGAAATGCTGAATGTATTTCACGGAAAGCGAAGCTATCCCAAAAATGTGAAACAAAAGCTGAAAGCAAAGATTAAGGAGTTGGTTTTTTAGTGGATACGGAGAACTGAATAAAACGCAATGCAATCGCGCACCAGCGAAGTTATAACAAAAAAATAAATGAGTATATTTTCGTATCATCTTGTTGAATTACCGCGGGTAGTAGCGATTAGAGGCATGTTTTTGAAGCCAATAGCCAAGAACACCAAGGGCTTAATTCACGCGGAGTATATGATGGCTATGACATTGGGGTCGCCAATTTTATCACCTTCCCGAATTTTAATTAAACAAATTGCCGTTTTCGCACAATGGGAAAATGAATCAGCCCTGGACGAATTTTTGAGAGGGAATAAATTTGGTAGAAGGCTTGCAAAAGGCTGGCAGGTGCGTTTAGAATTTTTAAGACAATGGGGTAAGTATGACGCTTTTAAAATACCGGAACAAACAGCGAAAGTGGAAGACACATCTCCCGTAGTTGCTGTAACTATTGCAAGAATGAAACCCTTAGAAGTACCGAGATTTATACATTGGGGAAGGCCCGTAGAAAAATTAGTACGCGACCATCCGGGCACCACGCTTTCATTGGCGTCGTATAGTTTTCCGCATACGGTTTCAACTTTTTCAATTTGGAAAACGGAAAAGGAAATGACCGATATGGTGCATGGGCATAGTGCCATACGTAAACCGAAGCGCCATGCCGATGCAATGAAGGAGAGAGCGCGCAAAAACTTTCATTTTGAGTTTACAACCCTAAGATTTAAACCCATTGCGGAATTTGGCACATGGCGGGGTCAGCAAAATATTGTTCCAAAGCTTTAATCCAATTTGTATTAAATGGGAAGTCCACATAAAAAACAAAAGCTTCAAGATTGGCTTACCCAGCAATGGGTTATTCTTTTTGGTAGAAAAATAGACAAAACAGAGGAAGATTGGTTATTGGGACCGTTTGGAGGCACCCAGGGTATTGGTTTAAAATTTATAAACCAATTAGCGGAAAAGGAGCAGCTTATAATTGACACATCCCAAAAAGATAAAGGTTTAATTGAGTCTATTGAGCATTTGAACTTACCTGCAAGTCAATTAAAGTTATTGTCTAAAAATGTAATTGATTTTTACGAAAACACATCAAATTACGAATTCGATTTAAAAGTTAAATGGAATCCACTTTTTAAAAATTTTGGACGGTTGTTAAGGCTGCTATTTAGCAACAGAATAGAGCAATTGAATGTTCCGATTGAAAACATACCAAATTCACGAGGGCTCACCAGTGAAATAATACAATTACGGGATGCGCAAACCAAGAAGTTAAAACGCACCCTTTGGTTAAGAACCTTTAAAGCTAGTGGCAAAATAGTGTATTCCGGGGTTTATGAAACCTGTACGCTTCCGTCCGGGAAAAGTTGTATCAAGGCAATTTTCCCTTTGCCAAATGGTAATGCCACGGTTATTTTAGCGCCTATGGTAGGTAAGAAGGGGGAACTGATTTTAAGTTCGGCCGGGAAGCAGTTTGGGGATAGTGGCTTTTACTTTTTGCTGAACGATAGTAACGGGAAGCTATGGGCTAAGTATATTAAATCGTTTAAAGATAGATTGGTTGCTAAAACCGAGGATGAACAGATTCTGGTTAAACAAACCTTGACTTTATGGGGACTGAAGGTTTTAATATTTGAATACAATATTAGAAAGCGAAGGGATTTGGATGATTTTTCTCAATAATGAATAGAGGCATGGAACGCGAGGGAATCGCGCATTGGCATTTGGATACAATCGCGCATTGGCCGGAATGAAATTAAAAATAAATAAAACAACGAACTAAAATTAAAAAATGATGAACAATATGAAATTAGGTGCATTTTCGGTAAGC
This region of Aequorivita marisscotiae genomic DNA includes:
- a CDS encoding CusA/CzcA family heavy metal efflux RND transporter gives rise to the protein MLSKIIQFSINNKLIIGLFTLLLIGFGVFSLTQLSIGAVPDVTNNQVQVITTSRNLSTQDMEQFITYPVELEMANLPGVVEIRSVSKFGLSVVTIVFEEEMGTYLPRQLIAEKIKSAAENIPEGFGSPQMGPITTGLGEIYQYILDVRPEFKDNYSITELRTIQDWIIKRQLSGIPGVVEVNTWGGHLKQYEVAINTQKLAAMNITASEIFTALEKNNSVSGGGYIEKENQAFFIRGEGLISTLADIENIVVKSENGFPIYVKDIAKVQFGSAPRFGAITGNGEGEKILGQVMMLKDGNSNEVIKAVQERVAEIAETLPEGVYINPFLDRSVLIEKTTFTIAENLILGVLIVIFVVVLLLGNFRSGLVVASVIPLSLLFTLSMMYLFGVDANLMSMGAIDFGIIIDGAVIIVEFVAFKISSNSLKLNALPAAERQGAKDELTVKSSSKMMNSAIFGQLIILIVFIPILSLSGVEGKMFIPMAQTFSFALIGAMLLCFTYVPVAAAVFLRPVSASKNNISVRLMGALNHFYEPIIRWALGARKLVLVAAGLILAATVYLFTTMGGEFIPTLDEGDFVIQPVLKTGTSLSNTIAITTQIENILLDNFPEVDQVVSRIGAAEVPTDPMSMEESDVIITLKPKKDWVTAKSKNELAEKFKEALAIIPGMEVEFTQPIEMRFNELITGVRADIAIKIFGEDLDVLSSKGNEIKNLVENVAGVDDIIVEKVAGLPEMNVNFKRAKIARYGLNIKDLNEMIAMGFAGKSVGSIFEGEKRFDLVVRLDENHRRDLSNLQNMYVDTPSGEKVPLRELADIQYAKGAAQISRDDTKRRIVVGINVRSRDLQSVVDEVQKLIDDNIKLPVGYTIDYGGQFENLQSAKERLLVAVPVALLLIFVLLYFAFKSVKEALMIYSAIPLAAVGGVLLLWLRDMPFSISAGVGFIALFGIAVLNGIVLIEHFKELKKEGMNNTTERIVQGTKDRLRAVLLTASAAALGFLPMAISTNAGAEIQRPLATVVIGGLITATVLTLIVLPVLYSIFDSDKTTKPKRLKKKTLPITAVILLLGFSGISQESPKSLTDLQQMALTNNAGLKAASLKVEEADALIGSAFNFEKTTVFYEFNENDLGPNNEPLEVFGLEQSFLFPTVYFAERNVNKQQYKMQTSTLELQKRKTEGLVAAAYYQYQFEKYKEGVYKSLDSLYVNFAHAAQRRFELGETNYLEKITARAKQKQLQTDYQKSREGVQIALERLKMLVQTTDSLQIADVGLEKVQLLLPTLEAHPALAYYRDRNEFFEAKEKLEKQHLLPDISFSYSLGSNSGLSQNLYAYQVGLKIPLLFSGNASKIKASKIAAEFSKQEAKDYEIHLKSKRVQLLKTVTKYREVLQYYEGEGKSLSEEILKTADIGFKNGEIDFFQYIQSLENAYEIELQHLENLNNYNQAVIAFNYLTL
- a CDS encoding efflux RND transporter periplasmic adaptor subunit, which encodes MNYIKSLLLLSIFVLAGCNNSETESSSLAASEEKDDLIHLSKAQFKNANMEIGQLTEKPFATTIQSSGMIDVPPQSRAVVSAFAGGYIKNAPLLVGSKVAKGQRLVTIENPEFITMQQNYMETVAQLSYLNSEYERQKIMLAEKITSQKSFLRAESDYKTALARSNSLEKNLQMLNINPAAVAAGTIVSQTHIYSPIEGSVTQVFVNTGSYVSPADKIMEIINTDHIHLELKIFEKDLLQLKEEQEIQFTVPEASDDTFSGVVHLIGTSIDPNSRTSLVHGHIAEEDESNFTAGMFVDAHIVTGVEKRMALPENAVVAMDGKNYLLLIENETEAEFEIHPLAVKTGPTYNGFTAIETIDKLNANSKFITKGAFVLLQEEGGGGHSH
- a CDS encoding geranylgeranyl reductase family protein; protein product: MKHFDVAVIGSGPSGATTAFYLAEAGISTVIIEKATLPRYKTCGGGLVFRGRYSLPFDISEVVEKEFHRVDIFLGEKLHFKTYREEPSITMVMRDSFDKLVTDKAQAAGATLLENHKLQSLTFENDLITLITSQGILTANFVIAADGALSPTAKLAGWTEDTRKLIPALEYEVEVSDADFERLSKEVRFDIDAIPYGYAWNFPKKKHLSIGVASARRTKINLKKYYQAYLETLGITEIISESQHGFQIPVMPRTDGFVKNNVFLIGDAAGFADPITAEGISNAIYSGKLAAEAILETDMHLQEAGALYTAKLEAGLLPEIQTAVWLSKWFYEQKTVRNLLAKKYGQRIVEEMLNVFHGKRSYPKNVKQKLKAKIKELVF